A single genomic interval of Syntrophobotulus glycolicus DSM 8271 harbors:
- the ahpC gene encoding alkyl hydroperoxide reductase subunit C: protein MSLIGKEINDFKVQAFVEGDFREVTKADLLGKWSVFVFYPADFTFVCPTELGDLADQYEQFQKIGAEVYSVSTDTHFVHKAWHDTSDTIKKIRYPMLADPTAKLAKDFEVYIEDEGLALRGSFVINPEAKIVSYEVNANNIGREASELLRKVQAAQFVAEHGDQVCPAKWRPGAETLRPSLDLVGKL from the coding sequence ATGTCACTTATTGGAAAGGAAATCAACGATTTCAAAGTACAGGCCTTCGTAGAGGGAGATTTCCGGGAGGTCACCAAGGCAGATCTTCTGGGCAAATGGTCGGTTTTCGTCTTTTATCCGGCCGACTTTACCTTTGTATGCCCGACTGAACTGGGCGATCTGGCCGATCAGTACGAGCAGTTTCAGAAAATTGGCGCTGAGGTCTATTCGGTGTCCACCGACACTCATTTTGTACACAAGGCCTGGCATGACACTTCCGACACCATCAAAAAAATCCGCTATCCCATGCTGGCCGATCCCACTGCGAAGCTGGCGAAGGACTTTGAGGTCTATATCGAGGATGAAGGCCTGGCCCTGCGCGGCAGCTTTGTGATCAACCCCGAAGCCAAAATCGTGTCTTATGAGGTCAACGCCAACAATATCGGGCGCGAGGCGTCCGAGCTGCTGCGCAAGGTGCAGGCGGCACAGTTTGTCGCCGAGCACGGTGATCAGGTTTGCCCGGCCAAGTGGCGGCCCGGGGCGGAAACGCTCAGGCCCAGCCTGGATCTGGTCGGAAAGCTGTAA
- a CDS encoding heme-binding Shp domain-containing protein — MNTRKLLCSMVALLILMSGSMATCAFALAAGGYAVANTTYYINPDTGVADDGGDTSIGEGMCRNSVYADSFYELKDGRHYLTIRLKLISFISNIAFQVQQVKGDGESYRNVSYTVTGENKEENTRDFRLELPAADALIRPSFFVAPMNRDVTFFMRINQDTARKDDGSFAAFNNSKAGESPEPASNTGGNPKTLPAKPVGGETPANGGTTAAGNEVPAAAPAGGNEQASVTGQGAPGQKTEEVTGIAEFPAGKETGAEDNAAGDNPKESSLLGSGTAAAGTAVIILCLAGGGFWVRKKKRL; from the coding sequence ATGAACACACGAAAATTATTGTGCAGTATGGTTGCGCTGCTGATCTTGATGTCAGGCAGTATGGCCACCTGTGCTTTCGCTTTGGCGGCAGGGGGCTATGCTGTTGCCAATACCACATACTATATCAATCCCGATACCGGGGTGGCGGATGACGGAGGGGATACCTCCATCGGGGAGGGGATGTGCCGGAATTCGGTGTATGCCGACAGCTTTTACGAGTTAAAGGATGGCCGCCATTATCTGACCATTCGCCTCAAATTGATATCGTTTATCAGTAACATTGCCTTCCAGGTCCAGCAGGTCAAAGGGGACGGTGAGTCCTACCGGAACGTCAGCTATACGGTGACGGGGGAGAATAAAGAGGAGAACACCAGAGATTTCCGGCTGGAGCTGCCGGCAGCCGATGCCTTGATCAGGCCGTCATTTTTCGTGGCTCCCATGAACCGTGATGTGACGTTTTTTATGCGGATTAACCAGGACACGGCCCGAAAGGATGACGGTTCTTTCGCGGCCTTTAACAACAGCAAGGCTGGAGAGTCCCCGGAACCGGCCTCCAACACCGGCGGGAACCCGAAGACTTTGCCGGCAAAACCGGTGGGTGGAGAAACACCGGCTAACGGAGGAACAACGGCAGCCGGAAATGAGGTCCCGGCAGCTGCTCCGGCGGGCGGAAACGAGCAGGCTTCCGTAACCGGTCAGGGGGCTCCGGGCCAGAAAACGGAAGAAGTGACCGGGATTGCGGAATTTCCTGCCGGAAAGGAAACCGGGGCGGAAGACAACGCGGCAGGAGACAATCCGAAGGAAAGCAGTCTGCTGGGGAGCGGCACCGCCGCTGCCGGGACGGCTGTGATCATCCTTTGTCTGGCGGGCGGGGGTTTTTGGGTCCGGAAGAAAAAGCGGCTGTAA
- a CDS encoding FAD-dependent oxidoreductase — MKELYDLVIIGSGSAGMAAGIYAGRARLKTLVIDRDRSGGQIKITSEVENYPGILHISGEELSQTMRRQAEKFGVKFLQAVVEAVDFTQDIKKIRTIEGEYEALAVIVATGSVPRKLGFAGEEEFKGRGIGYCATCDGEFFTGLDVFVIGAGFAAAEEAIFLTRYAGKVTIIARGDSFTCPKTISDRVLAHPKIEVKFHTELLEVGGDTVLRYAEFADNRTGEKWRYDVSGSERTFGVFVFVGYIPQSAEYAQQLRLDERGYILTDENMRTNVDGIYAAGDIRPKELRQLVTAVSDGAVAATHAEKYIAQKKERLGLAEPENFPAAQPGVSFFDDALKEQLIPILERLENRIGLLAFLDESSDFSGELRTFLSEFSALTDKVRVEFLTKGENPAKEKEVNVTLFPSVAVLGPDGTYAGVQFHGIPGGHEINSFILALYNAAGPGQAVGEDTLKKILAVKEKVNLKIGVSLSCTLCPDVVSLSQLMALKNPLIEAEMIDVARFPGFKNKYSIMSVPAIVVNDDQLSFGKKSLDELLGLAGA, encoded by the coding sequence ATGAAAGAACTGTACGATCTGGTGATCATCGGTTCCGGCAGCGCGGGAATGGCAGCCGGCATCTACGCCGGGCGGGCCAGGCTCAAAACCCTCGTCATTGACCGGGACCGGAGCGGGGGGCAGATTAAGATCACCTCCGAAGTAGAGAATTATCCGGGCATCCTGCATATTTCCGGGGAGGAGCTCAGTCAGACCATGCGCCGGCAGGCGGAAAAGTTCGGAGTGAAGTTTCTGCAGGCGGTGGTCGAGGCGGTGGATTTTACACAGGATATCAAGAAAATCCGGACCATCGAGGGAGAGTATGAAGCACTGGCCGTGATCGTCGCGACCGGATCTGTTCCCAGAAAGCTGGGCTTTGCGGGAGAGGAGGAATTCAAAGGGCGCGGTATCGGCTACTGCGCCACCTGCGACGGCGAATTCTTCACCGGTTTGGACGTTTTTGTGATCGGAGCGGGCTTTGCCGCGGCAGAGGAGGCGATTTTCCTGACCCGCTATGCCGGGAAAGTGACCATTATCGCCCGCGGCGACTCCTTCACCTGCCCCAAAACCATTTCCGACCGGGTGCTGGCCCACCCCAAAATCGAAGTGAAATTTCACACCGAGCTTCTGGAGGTCGGCGGTGACACGGTCCTGCGATACGCTGAGTTCGCCGACAACCGGACCGGCGAAAAGTGGCGGTACGATGTGTCCGGGAGCGAACGGACTTTCGGTGTGTTCGTATTTGTCGGCTACATCCCGCAGAGCGCCGAATACGCCCAGCAGCTCCGGCTCGACGAGCGGGGCTATATTCTGACCGACGAAAACATGCGTACCAATGTGGACGGCATATATGCGGCGGGCGACATTCGTCCCAAGGAGCTTCGCCAGCTCGTCACCGCCGTCTCAGACGGCGCGGTCGCGGCGACCCATGCCGAAAAATATATTGCGCAGAAAAAAGAACGGCTTGGCCTGGCCGAGCCAGAGAACTTCCCCGCCGCACAGCCCGGCGTCTCTTTTTTCGACGACGCCCTCAAGGAGCAGTTGATTCCCATCCTGGAACGATTGGAAAACCGGATCGGACTGCTGGCTTTTCTGGACGAAAGCAGTGATTTCAGCGGGGAGCTGCGGACATTCCTGTCTGAGTTCTCCGCGCTGACGGACAAGGTGCGGGTCGAGTTCCTGACCAAAGGAGAAAACCCGGCAAAAGAAAAAGAAGTAAACGTCACCCTCTTCCCCTCCGTCGCCGTTCTGGGACCGGACGGGACGTACGCCGGCGTGCAGTTTCACGGAATACCCGGCGGACACGAAATCAATTCCTTCATCCTTGCCTTGTATAACGCTGCCGGCCCCGGACAGGCGGTCGGCGAAGATACCCTGAAGAAAATCCTGGCGGTGAAAGAGAAGGTCAACCTCAAGATCGGGGTGTCCCTTTCCTGCACGCTCTGCCCGGATGTCGTGTCCCTGTCCCAGCTGATGGCGCTGAAAAATCCGCTGATTGAGGCGGAAATGATCGATGTGGCGCGTTTCCCCGGTTTTAAAAACAAATATTCCATCATGAGTGTGCCGGCCATTGTCGTAAACGATGATCAGCTCTCTTTCGGCAAGAAAAGCCTGGATGAGCTGCTGGGACTGGCCGGAGCCTGA
- a CDS encoding ABC transporter ATP-binding protein, translating into MEINQLSFAYGKQAVLNAVSARIEKGRVTAILGPNGCGKTTLFQLMTKNLRPAGGSIRLNGKDIRDIPVKEFARQVAIVHQDNVAPPDVPVKVLVAYGRTPYTTFYKQRSREDQEMIEWAMEMTQVYAYRDQPISSLSGGQRQRVWLAMALAQKTGFLLLDEPTTYLDIRYQIEMLELIRRLNRELGMTIVMVVHDINQAAHYSDEIIGMQGGKIIAAGNTAKVINSDTLYEIFQVRLDILETEQSKFVLTVKNGEREGVEKI; encoded by the coding sequence ATGGAAATTAATCAATTATCCTTTGCTTACGGGAAACAGGCGGTGTTGAACGCCGTTTCCGCCCGCATAGAAAAAGGCCGGGTGACGGCCATCCTGGGTCCCAACGGCTGCGGCAAAACCACCCTGTTTCAATTGATGACCAAAAATCTCCGGCCGGCCGGCGGAAGTATCCGCCTGAACGGAAAAGATATCCGGGACATTCCGGTAAAGGAGTTTGCCAGGCAGGTGGCGATTGTGCATCAGGACAACGTTGCCCCGCCGGATGTACCGGTCAAGGTTCTGGTGGCTTACGGCAGGACGCCTTATACCACTTTTTACAAACAGCGCAGCCGGGAGGATCAGGAGATGATCGAATGGGCCATGGAGATGACTCAGGTGTATGCCTACAGGGATCAGCCCATTTCCTCCCTGTCGGGCGGGCAGCGCCAGCGGGTCTGGCTGGCCATGGCCCTAGCGCAGAAAACAGGCTTCCTGCTCCTGGATGAGCCGACCACCTATCTGGATATCCGCTATCAGATTGAGATGCTGGAGCTGATCCGGAGACTCAACCGGGAACTGGGCATGACCATTGTCATGGTGGTGCATGACATCAACCAGGCGGCGCACTACAGCGACGAGATCATCGGCATGCAGGGCGGGAAGATTATCGCGGCGGGGAATACCGCCAAGGTGATCAACAGCGATACGTTATATGAGATCTTTCAGGTGCGGCTGGATATTCTGGAAACAGAGCAGTCCAAGTTTGTGCTGACAGTGAAAAACGGCGAACGGGAAGGAGTGGAAAAAATATGA
- a CDS encoding FecCD family ABC transporter permease, protein MDKKKNISFLVLGVLLLGLFFLSVNTGSIRLSPAELFRGIFLEYDEKVTIVWDLRFPRIIIAMLAGAAMAVSGALFQAVMKNPLADPGIIGISSGAGFTALIITMFFPSLFFLGPVFAFAGGLASFFLIYSLAWRSDLNPLRLILVGVAVNAVFSGLIQSLEYLSAGSQTTAAAIVNANITMKTWEDVTLLSAYVVFGLLASLFVPRQCNLLLLEDKTVRNLGVNIGRLRLGVSLVAVLLASITTAVTGVLGFVGLIGPHLARLFVGSDHRALIPFSILMGGFIVLLADTIGRTLLYPYEIPASIVMMVVGGPFFIFLLLRSGNYHGN, encoded by the coding sequence ATGGATAAGAAAAAAAATATCAGTTTTCTGGTACTGGGCGTACTGCTTCTGGGGCTCTTCTTTCTTTCCGTGAACACGGGAAGCATCCGGCTTTCACCGGCAGAACTGTTCAGAGGGATTTTTCTGGAATACGATGAAAAGGTGACGATTGTTTGGGATCTCCGGTTTCCGCGGATCATCATCGCCATGCTGGCCGGGGCCGCCATGGCGGTTTCGGGAGCGTTGTTTCAGGCCGTGATGAAAAATCCCCTGGCTGATCCCGGCATTATCGGCATCTCCTCCGGGGCCGGCTTCACCGCCCTGATCATCACGATGTTTTTTCCTTCCCTGTTTTTTCTGGGGCCGGTTTTTGCCTTTGCAGGGGGATTAGCCTCTTTTTTCCTGATTTACAGCCTGGCCTGGCGGTCGGATTTGAATCCGCTTCGCCTGATCCTGGTGGGGGTGGCGGTCAATGCGGTCTTCAGCGGACTGATCCAGTCTCTGGAGTACTTAAGCGCCGGCAGCCAGACGACGGCGGCGGCCATCGTCAATGCCAATATCACCATGAAAACCTGGGAGGATGTGACGCTTCTCAGCGCCTATGTCGTGTTCGGCCTGCTGGCGTCCCTTTTCGTCCCCCGGCAGTGCAACCTGCTTTTGCTGGAAGACAAGACAGTGCGCAATCTGGGTGTAAATATCGGGCGGCTCAGACTAGGCGTATCTCTGGTCGCCGTTCTGCTGGCCAGCATAACCACCGCCGTGACCGGTGTGCTCGGTTTTGTGGGGCTGATTGGCCCCCATCTGGCGCGCTTATTCGTCGGTTCGGATCACCGGGCCCTGATCCCCTTTTCTATCCTGATGGGCGGTTTTATCGTCCTGCTGGCCGATACCATCGGGCGCACGCTTCTTTATCCCTATGAGATACCGGCCTCGATTGTCATGATGGTCGTGGGGGGGCCCTTCTTCATCTTCTTGCTGCTAAGGAGTGGAAACTATCATGGAAATTAA
- a CDS encoding coproporphyrinogen-III oxidase family protein, translating into MFAQRLKSHHELHNIKKDFTISRMDVNEYIKSIPGVSREAVIYIHIPYCRKICSFCNMMRRLGSPGDDYARLIIREIRSYGELDYIRQLTFQAVYFGGGTPTTLSSRAIQEILAALRESFRLADDAEITLESTVSELTEEKINVLHEGGVNRISVGIQTFNDRGRQLLGRNGSGKEAYQKLLLLKSLGFENVNIDIIYHYPHQTREELDEDLNKVFSLGLASFSFYSLIMHPDSALQISSPSENDTDRALFDRLYARSIDQGFAILELTKLSRHDRYRYITARHDGADTLALGAGAGGTLGDMIYMNPISLENYQNYVESGSDRKRVGVVTKNQYRTVARLIGAMQRGRIPRHEYADLLGGRGQRLTERLLAEGYATETEDGCRLTPKGIYWGNNICDTMLKNLEI; encoded by the coding sequence ATGTTTGCGCAAAGATTGAAGAGCCACCATGAATTGCATAACATCAAGAAAGACTTCACCATCAGCAGGATGGATGTAAACGAATATATCAAAAGTATTCCCGGGGTTTCCCGGGAGGCAGTGATCTATATCCATATCCCTTACTGCCGTAAAATTTGCAGTTTTTGCAATATGATGAGAAGGCTTGGGTCCCCCGGGGATGATTATGCCCGGCTGATCATCCGGGAGATCAGGAGTTATGGAGAGTTGGATTATATCCGGCAGTTGACCTTTCAAGCGGTGTATTTCGGCGGGGGAACCCCCACTACCTTGAGCAGCCGGGCGATTCAGGAGATTCTGGCTGCTCTGAGGGAGAGCTTCCGTTTGGCGGACGACGCGGAAATCACCCTGGAGTCTACCGTTTCCGAACTGACGGAGGAGAAAATCAACGTTTTGCATGAAGGGGGCGTGAACAGGATCAGTGTCGGCATCCAGACCTTTAACGACCGGGGCCGGCAGCTGCTGGGGAGGAATGGGAGCGGGAAAGAAGCCTATCAAAAGCTTCTGCTCCTGAAGTCTCTGGGGTTTGAAAATGTGAATATCGACATCATTTATCACTATCCCCACCAGACAAGAGAAGAACTGGATGAGGATTTAAACAAAGTATTTTCTCTCGGTTTGGCCAGCTTTTCCTTTTACTCTCTGATTATGCATCCGGATTCCGCCCTGCAAATCAGCTCCCCAAGCGAAAACGACACGGACAGGGCCTTATTTGACCGCTTATATGCCAGATCCATAGACCAGGGATTTGCTATTCTAGAACTGACCAAGCTGAGCCGGCATGATCGCTATCGCTATATTACGGCGAGGCATGACGGGGCGGACACCTTGGCCCTGGGAGCGGGGGCGGGGGGAACCTTGGGGGATATGATCTATATGAATCCCATTTCCCTGGAAAACTATCAAAATTATGTGGAGAGCGGGTCCGACAGGAAACGAGTGGGTGTGGTGACAAAGAATCAATATCGAACGGTTGCCAGGCTGATCGGCGCGATGCAGCGGGGCAGGATTCCCCGCCATGAGTATGCGGATCTGTTGGGCGGGCGGGGCCAGAGGCTTACGGAGCGGCTTTTGGCAGAAGGATATGCCACAGAAACGGAGGATGGCTGCCGTCTGACGCCAAAGGGAATTTACTGGGGCAACAATATCTGTGACACCATGTTAAAGAACCTGGAAATATAA
- a CDS encoding metal-dependent transcriptional regulator, with translation MGKLTFTMENYLEAVYELSDEGAGVRVSDIAERLGVTKASTNSAMSTLSTKGLITNEKYGEIFLTPAGKELAMLTSNKHRTIQQFFTEILKLDVNTADMDACAIEHVISNESIQAMQEFMRTYKK, from the coding sequence TTGGGAAAACTGACATTTACCATGGAAAACTACCTGGAAGCGGTATACGAACTTTCAGACGAAGGAGCCGGCGTGAGGGTGTCCGATATCGCCGAGCGTTTGGGCGTGACCAAAGCCAGTACCAACAGCGCCATGTCCACACTCTCCACCAAAGGACTCATCACCAATGAAAAATACGGGGAAATCTTCCTGACCCCCGCTGGAAAAGAACTGGCCATGCTTACTTCCAACAAGCATCGTACCATTCAGCAGTTCTTTACGGAAATTCTGAAATTGGATGTGAATACAGCCGATATGGACGCCTGCGCCATCGAACATGTGATCAGCAACGAGTCCATTCAAGCCATGCAGGAATTTATGCGCACCTATAAAAAATAG
- a CDS encoding MarR family transcriptional regulator, translated as MITLGQARYLLAMDQMPGRERTVTKIAQELGVKKPSVTNMLNGLEERGLVKKERGLILTAQGRAAAEEIRTKQSVITSYLTGELGLAPAEADNDALVMMFETSEKFVAGLIRKIETDAARARLGELVGSAYLSNFQGIMADGVYAMPFQLLKKNDSRLSMGDKGLRHPAKLVVIGGYGLISLSALPITHKSLPGHTLKGRLARLSYWNGEKYVEAWGEEGSYSFPVMDMHWRYDQEKSLDFGVLPLKVQASVGLVHMPESLADLAIYPETDQAGTGKVRVS; from the coding sequence ATGATAACCTTGGGGCAGGCGCGTTATCTGCTGGCGATGGACCAGATGCCGGGCAGGGAACGTACAGTGACCAAAATCGCGCAGGAACTGGGAGTGAAAAAGCCCAGTGTGACAAACATGCTGAACGGACTCGAGGAAAGGGGGCTGGTGAAAAAAGAACGGGGGCTGATCCTGACGGCGCAGGGCAGGGCGGCAGCGGAAGAAATCCGGACCAAGCAGTCCGTGATCACATCCTATCTGACCGGGGAATTGGGGCTTGCACCGGCGGAAGCCGACAATGACGCCTTGGTGATGATGTTTGAAACGTCGGAGAAATTCGTGGCCGGTTTAATCCGGAAAATAGAAACAGATGCCGCGCGGGCCAGACTGGGTGAATTGGTGGGAAGTGCTTATTTAAGCAATTTTCAGGGAATCATGGCAGACGGGGTTTACGCGATGCCCTTTCAGCTCCTGAAAAAAAACGACAGCCGGCTTTCCATGGGAGACAAGGGATTAAGGCATCCGGCCAAGCTGGTGGTAATCGGCGGGTACGGCCTGATCAGCCTGAGCGCGCTGCCGATAACCCATAAAAGCCTGCCGGGCCACACCCTAAAGGGGAGGCTGGCCAGGCTGTCCTATTGGAACGGGGAAAAGTATGTAGAAGCCTGGGGAGAAGAGGGGAGCTATTCCTTCCCGGTTATGGATATGCACTGGCGCTATGACCAGGAAAAAAGCCTGGATTTTGGGGTGCTGCCGCTCAAGGTGCAAGCCAGCGTCGGTTTGGTCCATATGCCGGAAAGCCTGGCCGACCTGGCCATATACCCCGAAACCGATCAGGCCGGCACCGGGAAAGTCAGAGTGTCCTAG
- a CDS encoding helix-turn-helix domain-containing protein, translating to MADNISREQLPWNKMGNVIKQEDEGYHTVYQMRCPDGYGIRSVYRVFTGLDLVYDEFNTTDFSGIIEAHSRGKTFGKMMEISYCREGRLECAFQNGLYVYMGQGDFFAGLLNAYPGVRAFPMENYQGISLYVDPDLFTQKMPPLLQETSINIYQIQNRLLPDPICIRRAEERVARVFLDLYQAPEPVRKAYLELKVMELLLLFGARDNVQENEAQKYYPRRQVELIKRIQKQITGDLRQRHTIEELSQEHGISRTALKVCFKGVYGTSVAAYMKNYRIKCAAVMLRRTNGSVSEIAFRVGYENQSKFAAAFKEITGRSPLEYRKMI from the coding sequence ATGGCGGATAATATCTCCCGGGAACAGCTCCCATGGAACAAAATGGGAAATGTCATCAAGCAAGAAGACGAAGGCTATCATACGGTCTATCAGATGAGGTGCCCGGACGGCTATGGAATCAGGAGCGTTTACCGGGTATTCACCGGATTGGATCTGGTCTACGACGAATTTAACACCACAGATTTTTCCGGTATCATCGAGGCCCATTCCCGGGGGAAAACCTTCGGGAAGATGATGGAAATCAGCTACTGTCGTGAGGGCCGGCTGGAATGCGCCTTTCAGAACGGGCTTTATGTATACATGGGACAAGGCGACTTTTTTGCGGGCCTGCTCAATGCCTACCCCGGTGTCAGAGCCTTTCCCATGGAAAATTACCAGGGTATTTCGCTTTATGTAGATCCGGACCTGTTTACGCAGAAGATGCCCCCCTTGCTTCAAGAGACATCCATTAATATTTACCAGATCCAAAACCGGCTGCTTCCTGATCCTATCTGCATCAGGCGGGCCGAAGAGCGGGTGGCGCGCGTCTTCTTGGACTTGTACCAGGCACCCGAACCCGTACGGAAGGCTTATCTGGAGCTAAAGGTCATGGAGCTGCTCCTGCTTTTTGGGGCGAGGGACAACGTTCAGGAAAACGAAGCGCAAAAGTACTACCCCCGGCGGCAGGTTGAACTCATTAAGCGTATCCAAAAACAAATCACCGGCGATCTTAGACAGCGCCACACGATTGAAGAACTATCGCAAGAACACGGCATCAGCCGGACCGCTTTAAAAGTGTGCTTCAAAGGAGTCTATGGGACATCCGTCGCGGCCTATATGAAGAACTACAGGATAAAATGCGCGGCCGTTATGCTGAGACGGACAAACGGCAGCGTTTCTGAGATTGCTTTCCGGGTCGGCTATGAGAACCAAAGCAAATTTGCGGCCGCCTTTAAAGAAATTACGGGCCGGAGTCCTCTTGAATACCGCAAAATGATCTGA
- the isdE gene encoding heme ABC transporter substrate-binding protein IsdE yields the protein MKTKMDMKIKTKINLKRDQIITVILSLILAASLTAGCAVSGASKAKAEGGARIVSTSVSVCEITDRLDLDLVGIPTSAYTLPERYREVTKVGMPMTPDLEILSSLKPTDVISPNSLQYDLKPKYESIGVACTFINLMSLEGMLKSIEQLGGKYDRVAEASQVKQEYETFMAGYNSRIAGKTKPRVLLLMGLPGAYMVATEKSYVGDLVKLAGGENVFAGDQAFLNLNTEAIAQTNPDIILRAAHGLPEEVKESFAKEFRTNDIWQHFRAVQNGKVYDLDYNLFGMSASLDYQEALQALQTMLYGN from the coding sequence ATGAAGACGAAGATGGATATGAAGATCAAGACAAAAATCAATCTAAAGAGAGATCAAATCATAACGGTTATCCTGAGCCTGATTCTGGCGGCGAGCTTAACAGCAGGGTGCGCCGTGTCGGGGGCCTCTAAGGCGAAAGCGGAAGGCGGCGCGCGCATCGTTTCAACCTCAGTATCGGTTTGTGAAATTACGGACCGTCTGGATCTGGATCTGGTCGGGATTCCCACCAGTGCCTACACCTTGCCTGAACGCTACCGGGAGGTCACCAAGGTAGGGATGCCCATGACGCCCGATCTGGAGATTCTCAGTTCCCTGAAGCCCACGGATGTCATCAGCCCCAACTCCCTGCAGTACGATTTAAAGCCCAAATATGAAAGCATTGGGGTGGCGTGCACCTTCATCAATCTCATGAGTCTGGAAGGGATGCTCAAAAGCATTGAGCAGCTGGGCGGAAAATACGACCGGGTGGCGGAGGCCTCGCAAGTCAAGCAGGAATATGAAACGTTTATGGCCGGGTACAACAGCCGGATCGCCGGCAAAACCAAGCCGAGAGTCCTGCTCCTGATGGGCCTTCCGGGCGCTTATATGGTGGCTACGGAAAAATCCTATGTAGGGGATTTGGTGAAACTGGCCGGCGGAGAAAATGTTTTCGCGGGAGACCAGGCCTTTTTGAACCTGAACACGGAAGCCATAGCCCAGACAAATCCGGATATCATTCTGAGGGCCGCTCACGGGCTGCCGGAGGAAGTGAAGGAAAGCTTCGCCAAAGAATTCAGGACAAACGACATCTGGCAGCATTTCCGGGCGGTCCAAAACGGCAAGGTCTATGACCTGGACTATAATCTTTTCGGCATGAGCGCCAGCTTGGATTACCAGGAAGCTCTGCAGGCGCTTCAAACTATGCTTTATGGGAACTGA